The DNA region GGACCGCCACCGCGGCCAGGAACACCCCGGGGCCGCCGTCGATCCGCGTGTTGAGCACGATGGTGGCCAGCACGAAGGTGACCGCGAGCGTCAGCAGCGCGAACAGTTCTCCCCGGAGCCGTCGGACGCGGAACACCACCGCCCCGACCCCCAGGCCCAGGAGCGCCGCCACGCCCCCGGCGGCGGGCAAGGTCCACGCGAAGGGCATGCCGAAGCTGACGGCCAGCGTCGCCGCGGCGTACATGCCGGCGCCGAAGAACGCGCCGTGGCCGAACGAGAAGTAGCCCGAGAAGCCGCTGAGGATGGTCCATGAGGTGGCGAGCGCGATCCAGTGGAAGACCAGGTAGAGGAAGGACTCGACGAAGGCCGGCGGGCGGAGGGCCGGGACGAGCGCGAGGGCGAGTCCTGCCACGAGGAAGGCGGCGGCGCCGGCCGGTCGCGGCATGTCAGAGCCGATCGGGCCGGAGCACCAGGACAAGGATGAGCAGCGCGAAGGACACCAGCGGCGCCCAGGAAGGCTCCGCTACCGCCATGGTGACCGACTCGCTCAGCCCGATGCCGATGCCCGCCACCAGGGGGCCCAGCGGATTGCCGAGGCCGCCGAGGATGACGACGGCGAAGACCACGCCGATCCACGCATAGATCTGCGAGGGCGCCAGCGTGTAGACGAGCGCCACGAAGGTCCCCGCCACGCCGGCGTAGGCTGCCCCGACGCCCGAGAGCAGCAGCGCCAGCCGCCGGGGGGAGACGCCGAAGGCCGCGGCGATGTCCGGGTCCTCGACGCTCGCCCGCATGCCCTTGCCGACCCAGGTGAAGCGCAGCCATGCCCACGTCAGGAACGACAGCGCCGCGGCCGCGAGCAGCATGCAGAGCTCGGTCACCGGCACGAACAGCGGGCCGAGACGGAACGACATGGTCGCGTACGGGGACTCGAGGCGCCGGAAGTCGGCCGTCCACACCCACTGGATCACGCTCTCGATGACCACGGTGAGGCCGAAGGTGACCAGCAGCGACGCGAGCTCGTTGACGCGGAACGCGTCGAAGGCCCACTGCAGCGCCACCCCCAGCACGAAGAAGGCGGGCGCGATGAGCAGCACCGTCAGGAAGGGATTCATCCCGCCGGTCCCGGCGAGGTGGTAGGTGAGGTACGCGCCCAGGAACACCAGCGCGAAGTGCGCCAGGTTGATCAGGCGCAGGAGCCCCCAGGAGAGGCCGAGCCCGAGCCCCAGCAGGCCGTACAGCCCTCCGATGAAGAGCCCGGAGAGGAGCGACTGCCCGAGGAGCGTCAGGCTCGGCATGCCGCGGGGGCCCGGGCGGCGCCCCTCAGGGCACCAGGAGCCGGGCGCCCGGCGCCGCGAACTCCTTGGGCCAGACGATCAGCCACTTGCCGTTCTGGACCTGCTTCACCTTGGAGAGGTCGTCCCCGTAGTTGTTGGGGCCGTCGAACCGGAGCTTGCCGAGGATGGTGTCGACGCGGTTCTGCCTGAGCCACTTGGCGCGGGTCTTGTCGTCCAGGCTCTTGGTCGCCTCCACCGACGCCTGGATGAGCTGCCAGGCCGCGTAGGAGCCGCCCGCCTGGACGTCGGCCGACTGGTAGGGCAGGCCGGCCTTCGCGGCCCGCTCGCGGAAGAGCTTCACGAACTCGGCGGCCGTGGGATTCGAGGTGAGCGGCGGATGCTCCTCGAAGGCCGTGCTGGAGAGCGCGTACTTGCCCTCCGGGGCCAGCGCCAGCGGGCCCGGCGCCGGATAGAGGTAGAAGTGGCTCTTGGGCGTGTAGTCGAGCTTCTTCAGCGCCTCGAGGAGCCCGTTGCCCTCGAGCCCGATGGCCCCCATCCACATGAAGTCGGGGTTCGCGTCGCGGACGCGTGCCGCGATGGCGCCGAAGTCCCGGTTGCCGAACTCGAACTCGAGATAGAGCACCTCGCGGAGGCCGCGTTTCGCCGCCACCTCGCGGGCGCCCACGGACATGAAGTGCACCGAGGGGAACTTGCTCGTCACGATGGCGACCGTCTTCGGGGGCTTGGCGGAGGAGGCCAGCGCGTCGAAGAGCAGGTTGGGGAACGTCCGCGCCGGCTCCGGGCCGATGGGCCAGGTCGGGAAGTGCATCTCGTACTTCGCCAGGTGCGGGATGCCGAAGGAAT from Candidatus Rokuibacteriota bacterium includes:
- a CDS encoding branched-chain amino acid ABC transporter permease, which codes for MPSLTLLGQSLLSGLFIGGLYGLLGLGLGLSWGLLRLINLAHFALVFLGAYLTYHLAGTGGMNPFLTVLLIAPAFFVLGVALQWAFDAFRVNELASLLVTFGLTVVIESVIQWVWTADFRRLESPYATMSFRLGPLFVPVTELCMLLAAAALSFLTWAWLRFTWVGKGMRASVEDPDIAAAFGVSPRRLALLLSGVGAAYAGVAGTFVALVYTLAPSQIYAWIGVVFAVVILGGLGNPLGPLVAGIGIGLSESVTMAVAEPSWAPLVSFALLILVLVLRPDRL
- a CDS encoding amino acid ABC transporter substrate-binding protein: MTLRHRGFLSALAGLTILALVAAAGAAPSGQPIRVGGTLALTGPLAATALVHKIVGEIYVEQLNKKTGLLGRPVEWVLFDDQSKPDLTRTLYEKLITVDKVDVLIGPYATGGILSAMAVAQRHEKMLVHHSFGIPHLAKYEMHFPTWPIGPEPARTFPNLLFDALASSAKPPKTVAIVTSKFPSVHFMSVGAREVAAKRGLREVLYLEFEFGNRDFGAIAARVRDANPDFMWMGAIGLEGNGLLEALKKLDYTPKSHFYLYPAPGPLALAPEGKYALSSTAFEEHPPLTSNPTAAEFVKLFRERAAKAGLPYQSADVQAGGSYAAWQLIQASVEATKSLDDKTRAKWLRQNRVDTILGKLRFDGPNNYGDDLSKVKQVQNGKWLIVWPKEFAAPGARLLVP